In Streptomyces sclerotialus, the DNA window ATCGCGGGCGCCGTCCTCGGCGTCGTCGCGGTCCAGCTCTACCTGCTGCTCGACTGCGTCGACGGCGAGGTCGCCCGCTGGAAGAAGCAGTACTCGCTCGGCGGCGTGTACCTGGACCGGGTCGGCGCCTACCTGACCGACGCCGCCGTGCTGGTCGGCTTCGGGCTGCGCGCCGCCGACCCCTGGGGCACGGGGCGGATCGACTGGCTGTGGGCGTTCCTCGGCACGCTCGCGGCGCTCGGCGCGATCCTGATCAAGGCGGAGACCGACCTCGTCGGTGTCGCCCGCCACCAGGGCGGGCTGCCGCCGGTCAAGGAGGCGGCGTCCGAGCCGCGCTCGTCCGGCATGGCGCTGGCCCGCAAGGCCGCCGCCGCGCTGAAGTTCCACCGGCTGATCCTCGGGATCGAGGCGTCGCTGCTGATCCTGGTCCTGGCGATCGTGGACACGGTCCGCGGTGACCTGTTCTTCTCGCGGCTCGGCGTCGCGGTACTGGCGGGTATCGCACTCGTCCAGACCCTGCTCCACCTCGTGTCCATCCTCGTGTCGAGCAGGCTCAAGTGAGTACGTCAGGGAGGACGGCGATGAAGGTCGGCGCGGTCATCATCACCATGGGCAA includes these proteins:
- a CDS encoding CDP-alcohol phosphatidyltransferase family protein, which encodes MPRPSVAELRPVVHPAGVKDRRSGEHWAGRLYMREISLRCDRYLVNTRITPNQLTYLMTVFGVLAAPALLVPGIAGAVLGVVAVQLYLLLDCVDGEVARWKKQYSLGGVYLDRVGAYLTDAAVLVGFGLRAADPWGTGRIDWLWAFLGTLAALGAILIKAETDLVGVARHQGGLPPVKEAASEPRSSGMALARKAAAALKFHRLILGIEASLLILVLAIVDTVRGDLFFSRLGVAVLAGIALVQTLLHLVSILVSSRLK